One window of the Anolis sagrei isolate rAnoSag1 chromosome 5, rAnoSag1.mat, whole genome shotgun sequence genome contains the following:
- the TIGD4 gene encoding tigger transposable element-derived protein 4: MQLSFPKISNITMAEFSDVPTTSPAARKKTSLTIQDKIAIIAAIENGKKKTEIAGKYGIKRNSLYSILKNKDNILEAFESLPFDPKRKRLRMACYTDLEEALVKWYQMAQCSNVRVDGPLLRIKANHFAQKLGYSDFKCSNGWLDRFKSRYGLAFRSQSGIATAMTLTDASAADAVTVWHQSILPYYVKVYRPNDIFNLKETRLFYQMLPSHTFAFKGKMCSVGKVSKEELTLMVGTNMDASEKLPLLVIGKNKTPRCFQSRKSPLVQYHPSTMPWKTSDVFEQWLNKLDKKFKIQKRHVVIFVDPFPDFPEVKDLKCIKLVFFPSCSASRFTAMKQGIIKSLKVKYRTLLLKRFIDCINTGKEFALTLLDALGMLQLCWRAVSSGTIVNSYIAAGFRSGSGGKASVDAEAENNFNLTAYALAAAVQFPNVLSLEEYAALDEDLVTPK, encoded by the coding sequence ATGCAACTGAGCTTCCCCAAGATCTCTAACATTACGATGGCGGAGTTTTCAGATGTTCCTACAACGTCGCCTGCGGCAAGAAAAAAGACAAGTTTGACAATCCAGGACAAAATTGCCATAATAGCTGCcatagaaaatggaaagaaaaagacagaGATTGCAGGAAAATATGGCATAAAGCGAAACTCCTTGTATTCCATTTTGAAGAACAAAGATAACATTCTAGAAGCCTTTGAGTCTTTGCCATTTGATCCAAAACGAAAGAGGTTGCGTATGGCATGCTACACTGATCTGGAAGAGGCTCTGGTGAAGTGGTACCAAATGGCACAGTGTTCAAATGTACGAGTAGATGGGCCATTGCTACGCATCAAAGCCAACCATTTTGCACAGAAACTTGGATATAGTGATTTCAAATGCAGTAACGGCTGGCTAGATCGCTTTAAATCAAGGTATGGATTAGCATTCAGATCTCAGTCAGGAATTGCTACCGCTATGACTCTGACCGATGCTTCTGCAGCGGATGCTGTAACTGTTTGGCATCAAAGTATCCTGCCTTACTATGTAAAGGTTTATCGACCGAATGATATATTTAATCTGAAAGAGACAAGGTTGTTTTATCAGATGTTACCCAGTCATACATTTGCATTTAAAGGAAAAATGTGCTCAGTGGGGAAAGTGAGCAAGGAAGAATTAACTCTCATGGTTGGTACCAACATGGATGCCTCAGAGAAACTTCCTTTGCTTGTCATTGGAAAAAATAAAACTCCCCGCTGTTTTCAGAGCAGAAAGTCACCTCTTGTTCAATACCATCCCAGTACTATGCCATGGAAGACTTCAGATGTGTTTGAACAATGGCTGAACAAGCTCGATAAGAAGTTTAAAATACAGAAGCGTCACGTTGTTATTTTTGTGGACCCTTTCCCAGATTTTCCAGAGGTAAAGGATTTAAAATGTATCAAGCTTGTATTCTTTCCTTCTTGCTCCGCTTCTCGATTTACAGCGATGAAGCAAGGGATTATCAAGAGTCTGAAAGTCAAATATCGGACCCTTCTTCTCAAGAGGTTTATAGACTGTATAAACACCGGAAAGGAGTTTGCACTGACTCTGCTTGATGCCCTTGGTATGTTGCAGCTctgttggagggctgtatcctCGGGGACAATTGTTAACAGCTACATTGCAGCAGGGTTTAGATCAGGCTCTGGGGGGAAAGCTTCTGTAGATGCAGAAGCTGAAAATAACTTCAATTTGACTGCATATGCACTGGCTGCAGCagtacaatttccaaatgtcttATCTTTGGaagaatatgctgctttggatgAGGACTTGGTAACCCCCAAATGA